In Thermococcus thioreducens, a genomic segment contains:
- a CDS encoding toprim domain-containing protein: protein MYAENYKRFLELIDKLREFEGALIVEGPRDEVALRNLGVRAEIIRLSRLPLTEVALIASSYKEVMILTDFDRKGEELARKLLRYLEGYPCRVDSETRRELKRIAKKDIKGIEDFYGLYLKVVSVSDPLMEGIR from the coding sequence ATGTACGCCGAAAACTATAAAAGATTCCTGGAGCTTATAGATAAACTGCGAGAGTTTGAGGGAGCCCTCATCGTGGAGGGCCCGCGAGACGAGGTGGCTCTGAGGAATCTGGGGGTCAGGGCGGAGATAATAAGGCTCTCACGCCTCCCGCTAACGGAAGTCGCGCTCATCGCGTCATCGTATAAAGAGGTCATGATACTTACTGACTTCGACAGAAAGGGCGAAGAGCTCGCGAGGAAGCTCCTCCGGTATCTGGAGGGCTATCCCTGCAGGGTCGATTCAGAAACGCGCAGAGAGCTTAAGAGAATAGCAAAGAAGGACATCAAAGGGATTGAAGACTTCTACGGCCTGTACCTCAAGGTCGTCTCCGTTTCTGACCCCCTGATGGAGGGGATTCGATGA